In Quercus robur chromosome 11, dhQueRobu3.1, whole genome shotgun sequence, the following proteins share a genomic window:
- the LOC126704569 gene encoding cationic peroxidase 2-like, with product MASGHSSHIWISLTYLLLALVHGQCTIVGFYSASCPLVESIVRSTVQSHFRSDPTVAPGLLRMLFHDCFVQGCDASILISGSNTERTAVPNLSLRGYEVIDDAKTQLEAACPGIVSCADILALAARDSVVLTNGPSWVVPLGRRDGRVSLASDTANLPAFTDSVAMQKQKFSALGLNTLDLVALAGGHTIGTSACQSFKYRTYNFTKVGNGAMDPAIDPSFLPQLRALCPQNGDDSKRVALDTGSPNRFDTSYFTNLRNGRGILESDQMLWADTSTKTIVQHFSMGRSFNLAFVKSMIKMSNIGVKIGNAGEIRKICSKIN from the exons ATGGCGAGTGGACATTCCAGCCATATATGGATTTCGCTTACGTATCTCTTGCTTGCCTTGGTGCATGGCCAATGCACAATAGTTGGATTTTATTCCGCTTCGTGTCCTCTAGTTGAATCAATTGTTCGTTCAACAGTTCAATCTCATTTCCGTTCTGATCCCACTGTGGCTCCTGGATTGTTGAGGATGCTTTTTCATGACTGTTTTGTGCAGGGTTGTGATGCTTCTATCCTTATTTCAGGGTCTAACACTGAAAGAACAGCTGTTCCTAACCTATCACTGAGAGGATATGAAGTTATTGATGATGCCAAGACACAACTTGAAGCTGCATGCCCTGGCATTGTCTCTTGTGCTGATATTCTTGCCCTTGCTGCCCGTGATTCTGTTGTTCTG ACAAATGGACCAAGTTGGGTTGTTCCCTTAGGACGCAGAGACGGGAGGGTTTCATTGGCATCTGATACTGCCAATTTGCCAGCATTCACTGACTCAGTCGCTATGCAAAAGCAAAAGTTTTCTGCTTTGGGTCTCAATACTCTAGATCTTGTGGCCCTCGCTG GAGGACACACCATAGGAACTTCAGCTTGCCAATCCTTCAAATACAGAACGTACAATTTTACTAAAGTAGGGAATGGTGCTATGGACCCAGCCATCGATCCATCATTCCTTCCTCAATTACGAGCACTTTGCCCACAAAATGGAGATGATTCAAAGCGAGTTGCATTGGATACTGGTAGCCCAAATAGGTTTGACACCtcttattttacaaatttgagAAATGGGCGAGGGATCCTTGAGTCTGATCAAATGTTGTGGGCTGATACTTCAACAAAAACCATTGTCCAGCACTTCTCAATGGGCCGGAGCTTTAACTTGGCATTTGTGAAGTCCATGATTAAAATGAGTAACATTGGGGTAAAGATAGGCAATGCTGGTGAAATTCGCAAAATATGTTCCAAAATTAATTGA